The region CCGTCGCAGTTCAACACCTGCGTGTAGTCGTCGGAGCACGGCAAACACGCCGTGCCCCCACTGTCGGCCTGACCCCCGTCGAGGTTCAAGAGCCCGCCCGCGCCGCCTGCAGCGCCGGCCCCAGCCCCGCTGCCTCCGGCGCCGCCGCCAACCCCGGCTTGACCCCCGAGCCCGGCGCCGTCGCCGCTCCCACCCGAGGCGGCCGAACAGGCAGCGCCGAGCGCAGCCACCACGATTCCGAGCCCCAGTCCCAATGCGAGTCGTGCCATTGCCGTCCTCTTCCGTCGGGGCGCAAGACGACGCCCACACCGTCATGTGTCGACGGGCAGGCGGGACGGGCGGGATTTTCTTTCGGGAGTTGGGCCGAGACGCGCGGGTTACATCGACGCGAGCCACCAGCACAGCGCGGCACCGATAGAAAAACCACCAACCAGGTAGACGACTGCGCCCAGCCACGGGCCGCGCTTCGGCACGACCACTGCCAGCTCTTCCGCCGCCTCGTCGTTCACGGCGCACGACGCCAGCTCGGAGCTCGGCGGCCCGTCGATCACGGCAACCCGCGGCGCCGGTGGAACCGGCGGCGGTTCGGGCTTCGCAGTCACCCTCGGAACCAAACCAATCCGGTCGCTCGGGCGCGGCGGCAAGCACCGCACACCGGAGCTTCGGGTCGGCTCAGCCGGCTCGCCGATGATCCGACTGAGCGCCATGGCGTTGGCCGGGCGGCGCCCGCGATACGCCGATAGCCCGCCATCGATGGCGTCGGCGAGCGCTCGGGGCAAATCCGGAATTCGCTCCCCGAGCGGAGTGAACTTCCCCCACAGAGACGCCTGCAAGATCTCCGGCGCAGTCAGGCCGCCGAACGGGGGTTGCCCGGTGAGCATCTCGTAGAAGACCGCGCACGCGGAGTAGAGATCGGCTCTTTCGTCGAGCTCGAGCCCGAGCGCCTGCTCCGGCGGCATGTACAGCGGCGTGCCTGAGGTGCCGAGGTTCCCGTGGTCCCCCTCGACCAACCCTTCGGAGATCCCGAAGTCGAGCACCTTCACCTCGGGCCGGTCCGGCGCCAGGTGAGTGACCATCACGTTCGCCGGCTTGAGATCCCGGTGAATGATGCCCTCGCGATGCGCCGCCGCGAGCGCGCCCAGCACCTGCAACATCAGCTCGCACGCATAGGGCAGCGGCAGCGGGCCGCGAGCCGCGAGGATCTCCGCCAAGGTCTCCCCTTCGAGCAGCTCCATGACGATGAACGGCACGCCGGCGGAGTCCAGGCCGATGTCGCGGATGTCGACGACGTTCGGGTGGTCGATGCGCGCGGCGATCCTCGCCTCGCTGATCACGGCGGCTCTCAGATCGGCCCGCGCTGCAAAGCTCGGCGACAGGAGCTTCACCGCGACCCGGCGCCCGATCAGCAGGTTCTCCGCCTCGTACACCGAGCCCGAGGTGCCGGATCCCAGCTTGCGCATGAGAGCGTACTTCCCGGCCAGGACCGGGGGGCGGAGGGAGCAAGCATTGGACATGAGCTACCCCCCCGAAACGGTCCGGCGCTGGACCGCTTAAGCGAATTCGAGGTCGCAGTTCCGGCGGCTCAGCGCGCGCCGTCGGGACGGGCCGCCCGCGGCGGAGCCTGAGCCCTACTCGCGGGCGTAAGGCTCGCCCCGCAAGATGCTGAAACCCCGGTAAATCTGCTCGAACAGGACGACCCGAGCCAGGCGGTGGGGCAGCGTCAAGCTCGACAGGCTGAGACGCGCGTCGGCAGCTCGGGAGACCGCCTCGGGGATGCCCTCTGCCCCGCCGATCAGAAAAGCCACGTTGCCCTTGCCCCGCCCGGTCCAGGTCTCGAGCCGCCGCGCAAAGGCCTCGCTGTTCAGGCGCTCGCCGTCGACCTCGAGCGCGACGACCCAGGTGTCGGCGGGGACCGCCCGGGCCAGGGCCGCGTCGTCCTTGACCTCGATCTCGTCGAGCCGGGTGTAACGCCGGATGCGGCCCAGGTAGTCGTCGCAAAGCTCGCGGAACGCCGGCTCCTTGAGCTTTCCGACGGCGACGACGCTGAGCCTCACTCGCGTCCGCCGCCACCTGGCATGGGGACACGCCGGGCGTCGAGCCAGAGGCCATCGAGGTCGTAGAGCGTGCGCGCGCTCTCCTCGAAGACGTGCACGACGACGTCCACGAAATCGATCAGCACCCAGCGCGCCGCGGGCAGGCCCTCGACGCTGATGGCGGGAGAGCCGCTCTTCCCCAGGGTGTAGTCGACCGCATCGGCGATCGCGGCGACGTGCCGATCACTGTGGCCGGTCATCAGCACGAGGTAGTCCGCATAGTCGACCTTGCCCGTGACATCGACGATCTCGACCGCCGCGGCCTTCTTGTCGAGGCCCGCCTGCGCGGCCAGGAGCGCCAGCTTCTGCGCCCCCGCCGAGGGAGCGGGAGGCGGCACGCTGGGCGCTCGCGGCGGTCGACTCGGCCGCGGTCCGCTCGCGCGGCGATCGGGCTTGGGCAGCGGCGGTCTTAGCGCGCTCTCCGGACGA is a window of Myxococcales bacterium DNA encoding:
- a CDS encoding serine/threonine protein kinase, translated to MRKLGSGTSGSVYEAENLLIGRRVAVKLLSPSFAARADLRAAVISEARIAARIDHPNVVDIRDIGLDSAGVPFIVMELLEGETLAEILAARGPLPLPYACELMLQVLGALAAAHREGIIHRDLKPANVMVTHLAPDRPEVKVLDFGISEGLVEGDHGNLGTSGTPLYMPPEQALGLELDERADLYSACAVFYEMLTGQPPFGGLTAPEILQASLWGKFTPLGERIPDLPRALADAIDGGLSAYRGRRPANAMALSRIIGEPAEPTRSSGVRCLPPRPSDRIGLVPRVTAKPEPPPVPPAPRVAVIDGPPSSELASCAVNDEAAEELAVVVPKRGPWLGAVVYLVGGFSIGAALCWWLASM
- a CDS encoding 23S rRNA (pseudouridine(1915)-N(3))-methyltransferase RlmH, with the protein product MRLSVVAVGKLKEPAFRELCDDYLGRIRRYTRLDEIEVKDDAALARAVPADTWVVALEVDGERLNSEAFARRLETWTGRGKGNVAFLIGGAEGIPEAVSRAADARLSLSSLTLPHRLARVVLFEQIYRGFSILRGEPYARE
- the rsfS gene encoding ribosome silencing factor codes for the protein MPPPAPSAGAQKLALLAAQAGLDKKAAAVEIVDVTGKVDYADYLVLMTGHSDRHVAAIADAVDYTLGKSGSPAISVEGLPAARWVLIDFVDVVVHVFEESARTLYDLDGLWLDARRVPMPGGGGRE